One segment of Manduca sexta isolate Smith_Timp_Sample1 chromosome 27, JHU_Msex_v1.0, whole genome shotgun sequence DNA contains the following:
- the LOC115453057 gene encoding ADP-ribosylation factor-like protein 5B, which translates to MGLLISKIWSLFGNEEHKLVLVGLDNAGKTTILYQLLLGEAVHTRPTIGSNVEEVVWRNLRFVMWDLGGQQSLRSAWNTYYTNSEFVIMVIDSTDRQRLSISREELHRMLTHEELSKACLLVFANKQDVKGSMTAAEISEQLDLTSIKQHPWHIQACCALTGEGLHLGLEWIASRIKKK; encoded by the exons ATGGGTTTGCTTATTTCGAAAATTTGGAGCTTGTTCGGTAATGAAG AACATAAGCTTGTATTAGTGGGGCTCGACAATGCTGGGAAGACCACAATCCTGTATCAGCTGCTACTTGGTGAAGCCGTACACACGAGGCCCACGATAGGGTCAAATGTAGAGGAAGTTGTGTGGCGGAATCTACGTTTTGTCATGTGGGACCTTGGAGGACAACAGAGCTTGCGATCAGCGTGGAATACTTATTACACAAATAGTGAG TTTGTGATAATGGTGATCGACTCGACGGACCGGCAGCGGCTTAGCATCAGTCGCGAGGAGCTCCATCGTATGCTAACACATGAGGAACTCAGCAAGGCTTGTTTACTCGTTTTTGCTAATAAACAG GACGTCAAGGGGTCGATGACGGCGGCGGAAATATCAGAACAATTGGATTTAACGTCAATCAAACAACATCCGTGGCACATACAGGCGTGCTGTGCGCTCACCGGTGAAGG GTTGCACTTAGGATTAGAATGGATCGCaagtagaataaaaaagaaatga